A window from Rana temporaria chromosome 8, aRanTem1.1, whole genome shotgun sequence encodes these proteins:
- the LOC120910645 gene encoding gastrula zinc finger protein XlCGF17.1-like produces MCFLVLSAESVSVGKAILMYIEELTRTVRDGAVLPSGERFPCPECGKLFNLKGNLKKHRRTHTGERPFSCPECGKSFSQKGHLLAHRRSHTGEKPYSCAECGKGFLRKSDLSIHQESHVDKKLYPEETRTVRDGVVLPTDKPFCCAECGKCFKLKGNLKKHKRFHTGEKPHSCPECGKCFFQKGHLSAHLRSHTGEKPYFCAECGKSFAMKSILITHQRSHTGEKPYSCPMCGKGFSQKQNLARHQRTHEASCSECRKCFLKESDLVTHLKSHTTEKRFSCPECGKCFSQKSNLRTHQKLHTGEKPYSCPECEKCFEKDSYLATHLKSHMPEKPFSCAECGKCFTLKSN; encoded by the exons ATGTGTTtccttgtcctgagtgcggaaagtgTTTCAGTTGGAAAAGCAATCTTAATGTACATAGAAgaactcacacgg actgtgagggacggtgccgtccttccatcAGGTGAGAGGTTtccttgtcctgagtgcgggaagcttTTCAATTTGAAAGGCAATCTTAAGAAGCATAGAAGAACTCACACAGGAGAGAGGCCGttctcctgtcctgagtgcgggaaaagtttttctCAGAAGGGGCATCTTTTAgcacatcggagatctcacacgggggagaagccgtattcctgtgctgagtgtggGAAAGGCTTTTTAaggaagtccgatctttccatacATCAAGAATCTCACGTTGATAAAAAGCTGTATCCTGAGGAAACTcggactgtgagggacggtgttgtccttccaacagataagccGTTTTGctgtgctgagtgcgggaagtgtttcaaaTTAAAAGGCAATCTTAAGAAGCATAAAAGatttcacacaggtgagaagccgcattcctgtcctgagtgcgggaaatgtttttttcagaAGGGCCATCTTTCAGCACAtctaagatctcacacgggggagaagccgtatttctgTGCTGAGTGTGGGAAAAGTTTTGCAATGAAATCAATTCTTATcacacatcaaagatctcacaccggggagaagccgtattcctgtcctatgTGCGGGAAAGGCTTTTCACAGAAGCAAAATCTTGCCAGACACCAAAGGACTCATGAGGCTTCTTGTTCTGAGTGTAGGAAATGTTTTCTAAAAGAATCAGATCTTGtcacacatctgaagtctcacaCGACGGAGAAGcgattttcctgtcctgagtgcgggaaatgtttttcacagaagtccaatcttcgCACGCATCAGAAattgcacacgggtgagaagccgtattcctgtcctgagtgtgagaAATGTTTTGAAAAAGATTCATATCTTGctacacatctgaagtctcacaTGCcggagaagccattttcctgtgctgagtgcgggaaatgttttacactgaaatccaat